The DNA region GCGTGGCCCGAGACGGCTTCCAGGAGCGTTCGCCGGCAGAAACCGCCGGCTACCTGCGGACCGTCGCCCGAAACAAGCTTTTGATGCTGCGTCGCAAACAGAAGCGAGAACCCAAGACCTCAGCAATCGAGGCAGCCGACGCGGTTTGGGCCGAGGCCGCCCAAGACGATGGCCTTAGCGGGTGGATCGGTGCGCTACGAGGCTGCGTCGCGCAGCTCGAAGGTCGCGCCCGTCAGGCGGTTGAGATGTGCTACCGAGAGAACGCGGGCCGCGACGCGATTGCCGAAGCGCTCGACATGAAGCCAGACGGCGTGAAGACGCTGCTCCGTCGCACTCGGGCGCTGCTCAAAGCGTGCGTGGAACGACGTTTAACCACGGATGACACGGGCGGCACGGATACAGCACGGTAGGTCAGGCTGTG from Pirellulimonas nuda includes:
- a CDS encoding RNA polymerase sigma factor, whose protein sequence is MPVAIQPPAVTVQPATTLTELVCQHQAGLWRYLRYLGAAAAESEDLVQETFLSVARDGFQERSPAETAGYLRTVARNKLLMLRRKQKREPKTSAIEAADAVWAEAAQDDGLSGWIGALRGCVAQLEGRARQAVEMCYRENAGRDAIAEALDMKPDGVKTLLRRTRALLKACVERRLTTDDTGGTDTAR